A genome region from Arachis duranensis cultivar V14167 chromosome 6, aradu.V14167.gnm2.J7QH, whole genome shotgun sequence includes the following:
- the LOC107495036 gene encoding protease Do-like 9 isoform X2 translates to MGDKKRKRPRKSKPATDEETASPDHNTTTTSSNATTSKNDVVVIPAPEPAETSDPESHGLRRGRSKNKKKKSPPTSATVPDRRSSRIAEQNGDYAATGSVAEPPLMPKWEGSGAAAKVVPSMDAVVKVFCVHTEPNFSLPWQRKRQYSSSSSGFIVAGRRVLTNAHSVEHHTQVKLKKRGSDTKYLATVLAIGTECDIALLTVSDDDFWEGVSPVEFGDLPVLQDAVTVVGYPIGGDTISVTSGVVSRMEILSYVHGSTELLGLQIDAAINSGNSGGPAFNDKGKCVGIAFQSLKHEDVENIGYVIPTPVILHFIKDYEKNGAYTGFPVLGVEWQKMENPDLRMSMGMASDQKGVRIRRIEPTAPESHVLKPSDVIISFDGVNIANDGTVPFRHGERIGFSYLVSQKYTGDRALVKVLRNLEILEFNIKLATHKRLIPAHIKGRPPSYYIIAGFVFTAVSVPYLRSEEHNCYKKLPYVLVSKGV, encoded by the exons ATGGGCGACAAGAAGAGAAAGCGACCACGAAAATCGAAACCCGCAACTGACGAAGAAACCGCATCCCCAGACCATAACACCACCACCACAAGCAGCAACGCCACCACCTCCAAGAACGACGTCGTTGTCATCCCTGCCCCCGAACCCGCCGAAACCAGTGACCCGGAGTCCCATGGGCTACGCCGTGGCCGGtccaagaacaagaaaaagaaatcgCCGCCGACCTCCGCGACGGTGCCGGATCGGCGTAGCTCCCGGATTGCAGAACAAAATGGGGACTACGCAGCGACGGGGTCGGTGGCAGAGCCGCCGCTGATGCCAAAGTGGGAGGGCAGCGGGGCCGCAGCGAAGGTGGTGCCGTCAATGGACGCGGTGGTGAAGGTGTTCTGCGTGCACACGGAGCCGAATTTCTCGCTACCGTGGCAGCGGAAGAGGCAGTACAGCTCCAGCAGCAGCGGGTTCATCGTGGCGGGTCGGAGGGTGTTGACCAACGCTCACTCTGTTGAGCACCACACTCAGGTCAAGCTCAAGAAGCGTGGGTCTGATACAAAGTACTTGGCCACCGTGCTGGCCATTGGGACCGAATGCGATATTG CATTATTGACGGTGAGTGATGATGACTTTTGGGAGGGAGTTTCACCTGTTGAGTTTGGAGATTTGCCTGTACTGCAAGATGCTGTGACTGTTGTAGGCTATCCTATTGGAGGAGATACAATATCTGTGACTAGTGGTGTTGTTTCACGCATGGAGATACTCTCGTATGTTCATGGTTCTACCGAACTTCTGGGACTTCAG ATAGATGCTGCAATAAATTCTGGGAATTCTGGTGGACCTGCATTTAATGATAAGGGAAAATGTGTGGGGATTGCATTCCAGTCTCTTAAACACGAAGATGTGGAAAATATAGGATACGTAATACCCACTCCCGTTATCCTACATTTTATCAAAGACTATGAAAAGAATGGGGCTTATACAG GATTTCCCGTTCTTGGAGTTGAGTGGCAGAAAATGGAAAATCCTGATCTGAGAATGTCAATGGGGATGGCATCTGACCAGAAAGGTGTGCGTATTAGAAGAATTGAACCCACAGCTCCAGAATCTCATGTTCTAAAGCCATCTGATGTGATTATTAGCTTTGACGGGGTCAATATTGCCAACGATGGAACAG TTCCGTTCAGGCATGGGGAGCGCATTGGTTTCAGTTATCTTGTCTCTCAGAAGTATACTGGGGATAGAGCTCTAGTAAAGGTTTTACGTAATTTAGAGATActtgaatttaacataaaacttGCAACTCATAAGCGGCTTATTCCAGCGCACATCAAAGGCAGGCCTCCTTCCTACTATATAATTGCTGGATTTGTTTTTACTGCCGTTTCAGTCCCATATCTTAGATCTGAG